In Caproiciproducens sp. NJN-50, the following are encoded in one genomic region:
- a CDS encoding rod shape-determining protein produces MIRNGCDFVLGTDLAIDLGTSTTKIYLDGKGIVLNEPSVAAVNVETGEVVATGKEAYTMIGKTSDKIKVCLPLEGGVISDFDMAQYLIGTYLKKVSQSHVVMPRVVVSVPCKITEVEKRAVVDAISSAGVRKICLIEEPVAAALGAGVDISQPHGTLVVDIGGGTTDMAVLSLSGIAISRSVKVAGNTFNEAIVKYIRRKYNLIIGRRMAENAKLAIGCVYPRKDVSSFRVKGRNAMTGLPQWADITSDEILEALIENVMQMIRVIQEMLEKTPPELIGDVYSDGMILTGGSAQLFGFDSLISKKAKMPVHVADDPQNCVAVGAGKAIRFIDDMENKAYGVLNPLSAAY; encoded by the coding sequence TTGATAAGAAATGGATGTGATTTTGTGCTGGGAACCGACCTTGCGATAGATCTCGGAACTTCGACAACAAAAATATATCTCGACGGAAAAGGAATCGTCCTGAACGAACCTTCCGTTGCGGCGGTGAATGTCGAAACCGGGGAGGTTGTCGCAACCGGAAAAGAAGCCTATACGATGATTGGGAAGACTTCCGATAAAATTAAAGTGTGTCTGCCGCTGGAGGGCGGGGTCATTTCAGATTTTGATATGGCCCAGTATCTGATCGGGACCTATTTGAAAAAAGTAAGCCAAAGCCATGTTGTTATGCCGCGCGTTGTGGTCAGCGTTCCCTGTAAAATCACAGAGGTGGAAAAGCGCGCTGTCGTGGACGCGATCAGTTCCGCCGGAGTAAGAAAAATCTGTCTGATTGAAGAGCCTGTGGCTGCCGCATTAGGGGCGGGAGTCGATATTTCGCAGCCTCATGGAACTCTTGTCGTTGATATCGGCGGGGGAACCACGGACATGGCGGTGTTGTCGCTCAGCGGAATCGCGATTTCCCGTTCGGTCAAAGTAGCCGGAAATACATTCAATGAAGCAATTGTCAAATACATCAGAAGAAAATACAATTTGATTATCGGCCGCCGCATGGCGGAAAACGCCAAGCTGGCGATCGGGTGCGTCTATCCGCGGAAGGATGTGTCTTCCTTCCGAGTAAAGGGACGCAATGCGATGACCGGTCTGCCTCAATGGGCCGATATCACCAGCGACGAGATTCTGGAGGCGCTGATTGAAAATGTGATGCAGATGATCCGCGTGATTCAGGAAATGCTGGAAAAGACTCCGCCGGAACTGATCGGCGACGTTTATTCCGACGGCATGATCCTGACGGGAGGCTCGGCCCAACTGTTCGGCTTTGACAGCCTGATTTCCAAAAAAGCAAAAATGCCGGTACATGTGGCAGACGACCCACAGAACTGTGTCGCCGTAGGTGCGGGGAAAGCCATCCGTTTTATCGACGATATGGAAAACAAGGCTTATGGTGTCCTGAACCCGCTGAGCGCCGCATATTGA
- a CDS encoding DUF5685 family protein, translating to MIFLFGYVRPRKSELLVRELEEYNGIYCTLCRNLGKKYGLTARLALNYDCTFYALVLISAKSKPFPRFQKGRCVTNPFKQCAFCSEEDQEFHQASALTVILVYHKLMDDIRDSKAMKKYLRVLALPVVRHAYRRAAADYPHLGEIVAEAMKEQSEIEKNQSPGLDSCAEPTAHMMERIMELSSGEAPMSPRSRILNRFGYFLGRWIYFIDAADDLEDDIRTGSFNPLASRFHLNGESGKEELRDAKIYANDVLNQTLSQLGGALNLMEMNSMGPIVRNVVILGLPQIQKELLFKKEKTNV from the coding sequence ATGATTTTTTTGTTTGGTTATGTGAGACCGCGGAAATCGGAACTTCTTGTGCGGGAACTTGAGGAATATAACGGAATTTACTGTACGCTGTGCAGGAACCTCGGCAAAAAGTACGGTCTTACGGCAAGGCTTGCTTTGAATTACGACTGCACTTTTTACGCCCTTGTCCTGATTTCTGCTAAATCCAAGCCGTTTCCCAGGTTTCAAAAGGGCAGATGCGTGACAAATCCTTTCAAGCAATGCGCGTTCTGTTCCGAGGAAGATCAGGAATTTCATCAGGCGTCCGCTTTGACCGTGATTTTGGTGTATCATAAATTGATGGACGATATCCGGGATTCCAAAGCGATGAAAAAATATTTGCGCGTCCTTGCCCTGCCGGTCGTCAGACATGCCTACCGCCGGGCGGCCGCCGACTATCCGCACCTGGGGGAAATTGTCGCCGAAGCGATGAAAGAGCAAAGCGAAATCGAAAAGAATCAATCGCCTGGCCTTGACAGCTGCGCCGAGCCTACAGCTCATATGATGGAGCGGATTATGGAATTGTCGTCGGGGGAAGCCCCCATGTCCCCAAGGTCGAGGATCCTGAATCGTTTCGGATATTTTCTCGGGCGCTGGATCTATTTCATCGATGCGGCGGACGATCTGGAAGATGACATCAGGACCGGTTCGTTTAACCCGCTGGCCTCCCGCTTTCACCTGAACGGGGAAAGCGGGAAGGAAGAGCTCCGGGATGCGAAAATCTATGCCAATGATGTTTTGAACCAGACATTGTCACAGCTGGGGGGAGCTCTTAATCTGATGGAAATGAATTCAATGGGGCCGATTGTACGGAACGTCGTGATTCTTGGACTTCCCCAGATACAGAAGGAACTATTGTTTAAAAAGGAGAAAACAAATGTCTGA
- a CDS encoding J domain-containing protein has product MSDPYRVLGVSPNATDDEIKAAYRELAKKYHPDNYADSPLADLAGEKMKEINEAYDQVIKERKQRKSANQGGYSGYAGYSGYSGYSSRGTEFYDVRNLINSGRIADAEQILDGVPQEGRNAEWYFLKGTVLYRRGWLDEAYNDFANACQMDPSNAEYRAAFNQVTNQRNGMFGGYNPNVPQYGGVGGCDLCTSLCLANLCCNCFGGNVYPCC; this is encoded by the coding sequence ATGTCTGATCCTTACAGAGTCCTTGGCGTATCGCCGAATGCGACGGATGATGAAATCAAAGCCGCTTACCGGGAGCTTGCGAAGAAATATCATCCGGACAATTATGCGGACAGCCCGCTTGCCGACCTTGCTGGGGAAAAGATGAAAGAGATCAACGAGGCGTACGACCAGGTAATTAAGGAGCGGAAACAGAGAAAGAGCGCAAATCAGGGCGGATATTCCGGCTATGCGGGGTACTCTGGATATTCCGGGTACTCCAGCCGGGGAACGGAGTTTTACGACGTGCGCAATCTGATCAATTCGGGCAGAATCGCAGATGCCGAGCAGATATTGGACGGGGTGCCTCAGGAAGGGCGCAATGCGGAATGGTATTTTTTAAAAGGCACCGTGCTTTACAGGCGCGGGTGGCTGGACGAAGCTTACAACGACTTTGCCAACGCGTGCCAAATGGACCCGTCCAATGCGGAGTATCGGGCCGCGTTCAATCAGGTGACAAATCAGCGCAACGGAATGTTTGGGGGATATAATCCCAATGTTCCTCAGTATGGCGGCGTCGGCGGCTGTGATTTGTGCACGTCCCTTTGTCTGGCAAATCTGTGCTGCAACTGTTTCGGGGGAAATGTCTATCCGTGCTGTTAA